The genomic region AAGGTGGTCTTCGGGCTCGACGCGCTGCGGATGTTCCGCGGCCTGGGCCGGCTGGCGCGCCGCCTCGAGCGGCTGCCGCCGCTCCCCCCGGCCGAGGTGCGCCGCACCGGCTCGGGCGAGTAGCCCGCGCGCTCCGGCCGTCCGCTCGCCCGGCCTCCCCTCGACCTCGCTCAGGCCGCCTCGGCCTCGCGCGCCGCCTCGCGCTCCCCTCTCCGCCGCTCGGCCCGGCGCTCCACGAGATCGTAGAGCACCGGCAGCACGTAGAGCGTGAGCACGGTCGCCGACACCAGCCCGCCGATCACCACGATGGCGAGCGGCCGCTGGGTCTCGGCGCCGATCTCCTTCGACAGCGCGGCCGGCATGAGGCCGAGCGCGGCGAGGAGCGCGGTCATGAGCACCGCGCGCAGCCGCGCCACCGCCCCGCCCTCCACCGCCTCGCCGACGCTCGCCCCCGCCTCGCGCCGGGCGTCCACGTCGGAGAGCAGGAGCACCCCGTTCAGCACCGCCTGGCCGATGAGGGCGATGAAGCCGACCGCGGCCGAGACCGAGAGGTTCACCCCGGTGAGCTTGAGCGCGAGGACGCCGCCCACGAGCGCGAAGGGGATGTTGGCGAGGATGAGGAGCGCCGAGCGGAGCCGGCCGAAGGCCTCGAGCAGGAGCAGGAAGATGAGGAAGATGGAGAGCGGGATCACGATGGCGAGCCGCCGCATGGCCCGCTGCTGGTTCTCGAACTCGCCGCCCCAGGTGGCGACGTAGCCCGGCGGGAGCTGCACCGCCTTCCCGACCGCCGCCTGCGCGTCCCGCACGAAGCCGCCGAGGTCGCGGCCGCGCACGTTCATCTTGATGCCGATGAAGCGCTGGTTGGCCTCGCGGTTCACGGCCGCGCGCCCCTCCCCCACCCGCACGTCGGCGAGCATCGAGAGCGGGATGCGGGCGCCCTCGGGCGTGGGCACGGTCACGTCGCGGATGGCGGAGAGCTCGCGCCGGTAGGCGCTCGGGAGCCGGACCACCACGCCGAAGCGGCGCTCGCCCTGCCAGAGGTCGGTCGCGACCTTGCCGCCGAGGGCGGTCTCGATGGCCTCGTCCACGTCGGCGACCGCCACCCCGTAGCGCGCGATGCGCGCCCGGTCGATGGCGATCTGCACCTGCGGCAGCGTCCCCGCCTGGATCACCGCCAGGTCGGCCACGCCCGGCACCGAGGCGAGCGCCTGCTGCGCCGACGCCGCGAGCTTGTCGAGCTCGTCGAGATCGTCGCCGAAGAGCTTCAGCGCCACCTGCCCCTTGAGCCCGCTGATGCCCTCCTCGACGTTGTCCTTGATGGGCTGCGAGAAGTTGTAGTCGATGCCCGGGTACTGCCGGAGCCGCGCCTCCATCCGTTCCACCAGCGCCTCGGGGTCGCGGGCGGTGGTCCACTCGGCGCGCGGCTTCAGATCGACGAAGAGCTGCAGGTTGTTCACCGGCGCCGGGTCGGTGCCGTCCTCCGGGCGGCCGAGCTGCGCCACCACCGTCTTCACCTCCGGGAACTCGAGCAGCGCGCCCCGGATCCGCGGCGCCATCCGCTGCGCCTCCTCGAGCGAGATCGACGCCGGCAGCGTGGCGGTCACCCAGAGCGAGCCCTCGTTCAGCTCGGGCAGGAACTCCGAGCCGACCGTGCCGAGCACGGCGAGCGCGACCGCGAGCGACGCCGCGCCGAGCCCGAGCACCGTCCAGCGGCGGCGGAGGGCGAGGTGGAGCGTGGGCCGGTAGAGCCGCTCCGCCCAGCGCACGACGGGCGAGGTGCGCTCCTTCTCCTTGCGCAGCGAGAGGGCGCAGAGCACCGGCACCAGCGTGAGCGAGGCGAGGAGCGCGCCCACGAGCGCGCTCGCCACCGTGT from Anaeromyxobacter paludicola harbors:
- a CDS encoding efflux RND transporter permease subunit encodes the protein MLGRLVDWSLEHRGAVLLLTLTAALAGFWAFRQLPIEAFPDVTDTQVQVITLFPGHAPEEVERQVTLPVEKELNGVPQLSRMRSVSIYGLSVVTLTFEDGVDNYFARAQVSERLRQVEVPDGVTPALGPLYTPIGEIYRYVLESDPRKGEPRSPMALRELQDWVLERQFRQVPGVADVVSFGGSQKQFQVEVDPARLKSYGVTLRQVFEALQRSNANAGGNYLRRGPEELVIRGLGTLASAEDVKNVAVASKSGTPLTVGDLARVSVGEVPRRGAVSKDRQDEVVQGIVLLRKGENPAQVLSAIHEKVAQLNGGILPPGVRLVPYYDRTTLVDRTLATVLHNLAEGALLVTAIVFLFLLSWRGALVVASVIPLSLLGSFLYLKARHLSANLLSLGAVDFGIIVDGAVVMVENVFRHRHAAPGERLKDVVRRAVHEVARPTLFSLGIIIVAYVPIFTLERVEGRIFAPMANTVASALVGALLASLTLVPVLCALSLRKEKERTSPVVRWAERLYRPTLHLALRRRWTVLGLGAASLAVALAVLGTVGSEFLPELNEGSLWVTATLPASISLEEAQRMAPRIRGALLEFPEVKTVVAQLGRPEDGTDPAPVNNLQLFVDLKPRAEWTTARDPEALVERMEARLRQYPGIDYNFSQPIKDNVEEGISGLKGQVALKLFGDDLDELDKLAASAQQALASVPGVADLAVIQAGTLPQVQIAIDRARIARYGVAVADVDEAIETALGGKVATDLWQGERRFGVVVRLPSAYRRELSAIRDVTVPTPEGARIPLSMLADVRVGEGRAAVNREANQRFIGIKMNVRGRDLGGFVRDAQAAVGKAVQLPPGYVATWGGEFENQQRAMRRLAIVIPLSIFLIFLLLLEAFGRLRSALLILANIPFALVGGVLALKLTGVNLSVSAAVGFIALIGQAVLNGVLLLSDVDARREAGASVGEAVEGGAVARLRAVLMTALLAALGLMPAALSKEIGAETQRPLAIVVIGGLVSATVLTLYVLPVLYDLVERRAERRRGEREAAREAEAA